One Brassica oleracea var. oleracea cultivar TO1000 chromosome C7, BOL, whole genome shotgun sequence genomic window carries:
- the LOC106302158 gene encoding uncharacterized protein LOC106302158 isoform X2 codes for MHCYSFGALVTNLKQKIMGNLPLLNKPPCEERSVLSEPPMVSSLAAENKNSIPPPSAKEEESLVSVDDASQSVAAIEISVEKVMLDSNSLDGLKLAQEKVLGLLQAERVDKKESPQKKLSNMFINLHPDKEVKPRLRSEALSDRNSSLSRDEGGQHVPVQKVKNITKENDQKSGELVAIPFRGAVVPVAVSRDSSFKKVIEYLHAPTNNGTTKSYLFCVTEEEESKGLCSQATLAAAATSANQESTRKSLDALSIREHSPNRVVLRFLHEGFQKTDIVKSFSEFGAVLDVQEVPSFEGCIYKDALLTFETKSAVKKALKKGVVMLKHCSAIVEAVSQEDMVEMIRIPDLIGDPDVPVSLVKEPTRTVKIHPLDQRIGSNQIREALRFCKRDISKIIFGSSTTAAFVEFETEEGKERAVAAHSVDVLNKKLFISRIDIPRTTVARISNLSGLMTGDLRKLCVPYGQIKQMFHRGKGVADVHFDISEWPNMLTILNSMNGKERNGKKWVVRPATTVIPNEILKVLWEDPQGMRYVKGLIKDMVREIEQPLDSAALSSLCSALED; via the exons ATGCATTGCTACTCTTTTGGTGCCTTGGTCACTAATCTGAAGCAAAAGATTATGGGCAACTTGCCCTTGCTCAACAAACCTCCATGTGAAGAACGCTCCGTTCTGTCGGAACCACCCATGGTGTCTTCACTAGCTGCTGAGAACAAAAACAGTATCCCTCCTCCGAGTGCAAAAGAAGAAGAGTCTTTAGTCTCTGTAGATGATGCATCTCAAAGTGTTGCTGCAATTGAGATTTCTGTGGAGAAAGTGATGTTAGATAGTAATAGCTTAGACGGCTTGAAGCTTGCACAGGAGAAGGTGTTGGGTTTGTTACAAGCTGAAAGAGTGGATAAAAAGGAATCACCTCAGAAGAAACTCTCCAACATGTTCATCAATCTGCATCCAGATAAGGAGGTTAAGCCTCGTCTCAGATCTGAGGCATTGAGTGACAGAAATTCCAGTCTGTCTCGTGATGAGGGTGGTCAACACGTCCCTGTCCAGAAAGTGAAGAATATCACCAAGGAAAACGATCAAAAGAGCGGAGAACTAGTTGCTATTCCTTTTAGAGGAGCCGTTGTACCTGTGGCAGTGAGTAGAGACTCGAGCTTCAAGAAGGTGATAGAGTACCTTCACGCTCCAACTAACAATGGCACCACAAAGAGTTATCTTTTTTGTGTGACGGAGGAAGAAGAATCCAAAGGACTGTGCAGCCAGGCCACATTGGCTGCTGCTGCTACCAGTGCGAATCAAGAGTCAACAAGAAAGAGTTTGGACGCGTTATCTATCAGAGAGCACTCCCCTAACAGAGTAGTATTGAGGTTTTTGCACGAAGGGTTTCAGAAGACTGACATCGTTAAATCATTTTCTGAGTTTGGAGCCGTTTTAGATGTTCAAGAAGTTCCATCTTTCGAGGGCTGCATTTACAAAGATGCTCTCTTGACTTTTGAG ACTAAATCAGCAGTCAAGAAGGCTCTCAAGAAAGGTGTTGTGATGTTGAAACATTGCAGTGCAATTGTCGAGGCAGTTTCTCAGGAAGACATGGTGGAAATGATACGTATTCCGGATCTCATTGGCGATCCAGACGTGCCTGTTTCATTGGTGAAGGAACCAACCAGAACAGTTAAGATTCATCCACTGGATCAAAGGATAGGTTCGAATCAGATCAGAGAAGCGCTAAGGTTCTGTAAGAGGGACATATCTAAGATCATCTTTGGTTCATCGACAACAGCTGCTTTCGTTGAGTTTGAG ACGGAAGAAGGCAAAGAGAGAGCAGTTGCAGCGCATTCAGTTGACGTGCTCAACAAGAAATTGTTTATCTCTAGGATTGATATACCGAGGACAACCGTTGCAAGAATCTCAAACTTGTCAGGATTAATGACTGGTGACTTACGGAAACTGTGTGTGCCTTATGGGCAGATCAAACAGATGTTTCACAGAGGAAAGGGTGTTGCAGATGTTCATTTCGATATCTCTGAGTGGCCAAACATGCTCACTATTCTCAACAG CATGAATGGTAAAGAGAGAAATGGTAAGAAGTGGGTGGTTCGACCAGCGACAACAGTTATACCTAATGAGATTCTGAAGGTTTTGTGGGAAGACCCTCAAGGAATGAGGTATGTGAAAGGTTTGATTAAGGACATGGTGAGAGAGATTGAACAGCCTTTAGATTCAGCTGCATTATCTTCATTGTGCTCAGCTCTTGAAGATTAG
- the LOC106302158 gene encoding uncharacterized protein LOC106302158 isoform X1 codes for MAMGRLLLTPKLNPHFSIRGFLPLTRRWSSSSSSLEDGRDSKASANKDIGQKGMHCYSFGALVTNLKQKIMGNLPLLNKPPCEERSVLSEPPMVSSLAAENKNSIPPPSAKEEESLVSVDDASQSVAAIEISVEKVMLDSNSLDGLKLAQEKVLGLLQAERVDKKESPQKKLSNMFINLHPDKEVKPRLRSEALSDRNSSLSRDEGGQHVPVQKVKNITKENDQKSGELVAIPFRGAVVPVAVSRDSSFKKVIEYLHAPTNNGTTKSYLFCVTEEEESKGLCSQATLAAAATSANQESTRKSLDALSIREHSPNRVVLRFLHEGFQKTDIVKSFSEFGAVLDVQEVPSFEGCIYKDALLTFETKSAVKKALKKGVVMLKHCSAIVEAVSQEDMVEMIRIPDLIGDPDVPVSLVKEPTRTVKIHPLDQRIGSNQIREALRFCKRDISKIIFGSSTTAAFVEFETEEGKERAVAAHSVDVLNKKLFISRIDIPRTTVARISNLSGLMTGDLRKLCVPYGQIKQMFHRGKGVADVHFDISEWPNMLTILNSMNGKERNGKKWVVRPATTVIPNEILKVLWEDPQGMRYVKGLIKDMVREIEQPLDSAALSSLCSALED; via the exons ATGGCGATGGGGCGTCTTCTTCTTACGCCCAAACTGAATCCCCATTTCAGCATCAGAG GTTTCCTACCTTTGACGAGGAGATGGTCTTCCTCTTCCTCTTCCCTGGAGGATGGCCGGGACTCTAAGGCTTCCGCTAACAA AGATATTGGCCAAAAGGGAATGCATTGCTACTCTTTTGGTGCCTTGGTCACTAATCTGAAGCAAAAGATTATGGGCAACTTGCCCTTGCTCAACAAACCTCCATGTGAAGAACGCTCCGTTCTGTCGGAACCACCCATGGTGTCTTCACTAGCTGCTGAGAACAAAAACAGTATCCCTCCTCCGAGTGCAAAAGAAGAAGAGTCTTTAGTCTCTGTAGATGATGCATCTCAAAGTGTTGCTGCAATTGAGATTTCTGTGGAGAAAGTGATGTTAGATAGTAATAGCTTAGACGGCTTGAAGCTTGCACAGGAGAAGGTGTTGGGTTTGTTACAAGCTGAAAGAGTGGATAAAAAGGAATCACCTCAGAAGAAACTCTCCAACATGTTCATCAATCTGCATCCAGATAAGGAGGTTAAGCCTCGTCTCAGATCTGAGGCATTGAGTGACAGAAATTCCAGTCTGTCTCGTGATGAGGGTGGTCAACACGTCCCTGTCCAGAAAGTGAAGAATATCACCAAGGAAAACGATCAAAAGAGCGGAGAACTAGTTGCTATTCCTTTTAGAGGAGCCGTTGTACCTGTGGCAGTGAGTAGAGACTCGAGCTTCAAGAAGGTGATAGAGTACCTTCACGCTCCAACTAACAATGGCACCACAAAGAGTTATCTTTTTTGTGTGACGGAGGAAGAAGAATCCAAAGGACTGTGCAGCCAGGCCACATTGGCTGCTGCTGCTACCAGTGCGAATCAAGAGTCAACAAGAAAGAGTTTGGACGCGTTATCTATCAGAGAGCACTCCCCTAACAGAGTAGTATTGAGGTTTTTGCACGAAGGGTTTCAGAAGACTGACATCGTTAAATCATTTTCTGAGTTTGGAGCCGTTTTAGATGTTCAAGAAGTTCCATCTTTCGAGGGCTGCATTTACAAAGATGCTCTCTTGACTTTTGAG ACTAAATCAGCAGTCAAGAAGGCTCTCAAGAAAGGTGTTGTGATGTTGAAACATTGCAGTGCAATTGTCGAGGCAGTTTCTCAGGAAGACATGGTGGAAATGATACGTATTCCGGATCTCATTGGCGATCCAGACGTGCCTGTTTCATTGGTGAAGGAACCAACCAGAACAGTTAAGATTCATCCACTGGATCAAAGGATAGGTTCGAATCAGATCAGAGAAGCGCTAAGGTTCTGTAAGAGGGACATATCTAAGATCATCTTTGGTTCATCGACAACAGCTGCTTTCGTTGAGTTTGAG ACGGAAGAAGGCAAAGAGAGAGCAGTTGCAGCGCATTCAGTTGACGTGCTCAACAAGAAATTGTTTATCTCTAGGATTGATATACCGAGGACAACCGTTGCAAGAATCTCAAACTTGTCAGGATTAATGACTGGTGACTTACGGAAACTGTGTGTGCCTTATGGGCAGATCAAACAGATGTTTCACAGAGGAAAGGGTGTTGCAGATGTTCATTTCGATATCTCTGAGTGGCCAAACATGCTCACTATTCTCAACAG CATGAATGGTAAAGAGAGAAATGGTAAGAAGTGGGTGGTTCGACCAGCGACAACAGTTATACCTAATGAGATTCTGAAGGTTTTGTGGGAAGACCCTCAAGGAATGAGGTATGTGAAAGGTTTGATTAAGGACATGGTGAGAGAGATTGAACAGCCTTTAGATTCAGCTGCATTATCTTCATTGTGCTCAGCTCTTGAAGATTAG